The following is a genomic window from Listeria swaminathanii.
GGCGGTTATTGGTTCTATTCCATTTTTAATTGCTAACTCGATATTGTAGTTGATGGAGCCTTCTGTAATCAAATCATTAATCAGTTTATCATCTGTGCAAAAACAAAAACGATGGCTATTTTTTTCAGAAACGGCAGGAATGGTTTGAAGCAAATCGCGACCAACTGTCCCTTCGCGTAGCATTACAAACATACCGGCACGTAAGCGGTCTGTAGCTTCTTTCGCCGTGGTGCTCTCGTGGTCTGTTCGAATGCCAACTGCCAGATAATTATTCAAATCAGCGCTAGTTAAGCCGGCACCGTGGCCATCAATTCGACCGCCCTCTTTTTTAGCATCGATTATTTTCGTTAAAATATCATCGCTGCCCTTTGCTACGGACGGAAAATCCATTACTTCGGCAAGGCCGATTACTTTTTCATGTCTATAAAGTGGGTGGAGTTTCTCGGCGTGTAGTGTTTCTCCATTATGTTCACCTTCTGTTGCGGGAACGCTTGAAGGAAGCATTACAAACATATCTAGTGGAGCCCCTTTGGCATCTTCTAGCATAAACTCGATTCCTTTTTCTCCAGCAACATTGGCAATTTCATGTGGATCGGTCACGATAGTTGTTACCCCATTTGGCAGTAATACACGTGCAAACTCAGATGGCGTCACCATTGCGCTTTCCACGTGCACATGCGCATCAATAAAGCCAGGAGCAATAAACGCCCCAGCAGCATCTATGACTTTTTCTGCATCCGGAAAATTACCAATGCCGGCGATATAGCCATTTTTAATAGCGATATCTCCGTCCATGATTTCTCCAGAAAAAACATTTATTATTCGTCCATTCTTAATGACTAAATCTGCTTTTGCGCGCCCATCACTGACCGCAACACGCTCTTGTAGTTGTTTTAAATTCTCCACCAAATTTCGCCTCCGTCAATTAAGCTTCAAAGAAACCTTCATCAAGCAAGTAACCTTCCGCACTTTCTATTGTTGGGAAAACTGCTTCTAAATTCTCGCCTGTATAAATAACCCACATTTTATTTTCGTATACAAGTGATAATTTTTCACCGCTATTATCTTGGTATATTTTTGTTAATCCTTCTTTATAGCCATCTTCATCACTATCCATAAAATCTTTCGCTTCAAGTAACAATACCCGAATTTCATTTTCAGAGTAATCTTTTACGTTCACATAGCCTTGTTTGTCGAGTGGCTCTACTTCTAAAAATGGTGCATAGACAAAAGCATTGCCGTTTGGGTGCAGATGTTTGACGATAATTTTCTTGTCTCGTTTGCTTGCTGGATAATGCACGTTGATACGGCCCATAGAAATTTCATGTAGTTCAAAACCGTCGATTGCTTCTATCAGTGCCTTTTTTTCCTCAAAGTTTAACATAATGTATTTTTTCCTCCAAAATTAATTTTCTTTTAAAATATCCGTCACTAAAGCTGGTAGCCATTCTTTTAAATCACTAAAAATAAATCCAGCTTCTTTTGCTTTCGTGTTATCTAAATAATAGGTTTTTTCAAGGCCAAATGGGGAATCATCCTCATCATCCGTTACTTCTTCTACTAGTGCTAGTTCGCCAGTTTTGGCTTCTAGCATTTTGATGAATGTATTTAAAGCATATGTTCCGTCAGATGCCGCGTTGATAGGTCCGGTCAAATCTGATTCCACTCCAACCCATTCTAAAAAGTGAGCCGCTTCGTCTGAAGTAATAAAGCCTATCTCCGCTTGTCCATTGCTAATCCCAATTTCTTGGTGTTTCTTAATATGATCAATATGAAAATGAAGTCGTTTTGTATAATCGTCCAGTCCAAGCACTATTGGAAAACGTACGGCAACGACTGGAAAAGTGGCTTTTTGGAAAAATACGGCTTCGGCAAGTCGCTTTCCTTCACCGTAATCAAAGTCTTCCTTGTCCCCAATAACAATTTCATAATGTTCAGGATTAAAGTCCTCTTCGACTAAAGCGCGTCCTTTTTGGCTATAGACAGAGAGTGATGACGTATATATGTATCGTTTTACTTTTCCTTTAAAGGCATCTACTGCATAGAGCGCCTCTTTTGGTGAAAAACAAATATTATCGTAAATAACATCCCATTCTTCTTTTGCTAATTGAAATAAATCATCTCTTGATTCTCGATTTAAAATAACCCGTTTGACAGAATCGCCAAAATTATCATCTGTTTTGCCCCTTGTACCAATTGTGACGTCATGCCCTTCTGAAATAAGTCTCTCCACTAATTTCTTTCCAAAAAAGCGCGTACCACCGAATACTAAAACCTTCATTTTGACTCCTCCTTTATTTACAAAAACAGGAAGTTCGCGTTTTTTGGCGCTATCTTCCTGTTTTCTTCCTCATTCAATCATATAACCTTGGCCTTTTTTCGTTTTGATAAATTCACCTAAACCAATTTCTGCTAGTTTTTTACGAATTCGTACGACGTTAACCGTCAGCGTATTATCATCAACAAAACTTTCATCTTCCCAAAGTGCGCGCATAATTTCATCGCGACTTACGATGCTGCCTTTTTGTTTCATTAGTTCATATAAAATTAAAAATTCATTTTTTGTTAGCTCAATTTTATCTTCTAAATGTGTGAGAGTATTCGTATCGATGTGAAGGAAGACATTATTGTGCTCCATTACGTTAGCTTCTTCTAAATCTGCATAAGAATATGTTCGTCTTAAAAGTGCGTTAATCCGCGCCATTAGTACATCAAGGTCCACTGGTTTCTCAATATAATAATCTGCTCCCATATTCATGCCCATAATTTGGTCCATTCGTGAATTACGTGATGATAAAAAGATAATTGGTACATTTGACACTTCTCGGATTTGGTTACACCAATAAAAACCATCAAAGAAAGGAAGATTGACATCCAAAATAACTAATTGGGGTTCAAAAGATAAAAACTCTTGTAAAATATTGTTAAAATCCTCTACTACACCAATCTCAAATCCCCATTTGCTTAAATGTTTCCGGATTGTATCACGAATTACTTCATCATCTTCCACGATATATACCTTCACCATTTCTAGTACCTCCTCAGCAGAACTCTCTTTTCATTTTAGCTGAATTAACCGCAAAAGCCAATTACTTTTTATTTCCCATTACAATTTTGGTAAAAGAATCAATACATAAAAAGTAATACGCGGTGTAACACACAATATAAATACCGGTTCCAATTAATACTGGATACTTAATATTATCCATTAAATTAATAGAAATACCCCATAACGCAGCCATTGAATGTGCAATTCCGAAAAACAATGGAATCACAAAAATCGGCCAGACTTGCTTGGAAATAATCTTACGTACTTCTTTTTCAGTCACACCTAATTTAAATAAAATATCAAATTTGTCTTTTTCTGATACAGCATCTGTTACAAGTTTAAAGTAAATAATACTTCCTGTTGCTAAAAAGAAGACAACACCAATAAAAATACCAATAAATAATAACGAACCCACCAATGTGGAAATCAAATGATAATTCGTATAATACGAAGAAACATTTTCTGAAAATAGTGATGGCTCTCCGTCCACAATAGTTTGCACTTTTTTATCCAAACTTTCACTATGATTCGGGTTCGTAATATCAAACATTTCGACAGATTCCGGCTCGAAAAGTCGCTCCAAAACTTCATAATAATCATCGGATACAACGAGCGTTTCATAAGAAATCCCTGTATTAAAAATCGAATACTCGCGGAAATCCACTACTTTGATTGGTGGCAAGTTTTTAGCAATGGGCTCATTCGACTGAACAACCATTTTACGAGTAAGCCATTTTTCTTGCACTTCTGGTCTTGCATAATAAGTGTTTTTTCCGAGCAAGATTGCATCCCCGTAAGCTAGTTTTTTGGGGCGTTTAAAGTCACTCTGCTGTCGTTCGCCAATTCGAATATACTCTGACTCAGATACAACCGTATGAATCATGTTATCCATACGCATTCTATATTTAGGAATATCTTTATATTCAAGTACAGCGCTAACCATCTCTGCTTGCATCAAACTTTGCAGCTTATGATCTTGGTCATCATGAATCGTTTGAATAATCTCAGCCTCTTGCTTTGCCGAAATATCAAGCACCTGATAACTAGAAGGATTCTCTGCTGAAATATCATTAATCGTTCGGACATAAAAACTACTCATCGAACCAATAATCGTCAGCGTTGTCGCACTTAGTACAGCAATCATCGCAATCGTTCCAGCATTTTTCTTCAACCTAAAACGAAGCGAAGTCACACCAATAATATTCGTCCCATTATAAAAGAAATGTTTATTATTATATAATTTACGGATTAAATACGGCGTGCCAAACCTGACCATGAGCCACGTTCCTAAAATGACCGCCCCTAGTATGACTAAAATTAAATCAAAAAAATCATATTTCAACCAAATGGCCGATTCCTCAATATTTCTCGTTGCTAAATAATAACCAAAGACAATTAAAGCAAGTCCAATTAACATTAAACTAAAAGAACCTTTAGCAACTTTTTCTTCTCTTTCATCGTTTTTAAATAGTTGACTCAAATTATAACGTAATACAATGAAAATCGCGTAAACTGATGTGAAAAGCATAATGCTGAAAAAGACAAGCATCGTATCAAGAATAGCCTTAAATGAAATGATAAACTCGGCATCTATCGCTAAACCAACAATCCAAAACAACAGCATCGCAAATAATTTAGAAGAAAAAATACCAATTAAAATACCAAACAAAGTAGCCAGCATATAAAGCATAGCATTTTCAAAAAACAATACTAAGACCACTTGTGATTTCCGCAAACCAAGCAATGAATACAAGCCTATTTCTCGTTTTCGTCTTTTAAGGAAAAAGCTATTGGAATAAAAGATAAAAAAGAAGATAAACAATATCAACAAAATACTTGCTGAAGAAAACATCGCCGGTCCGAATAGCTCCCAGCGTTTAAAAACCGTCTCAATTAGCGGATTATAAGACAACGAAACAAACGTAAAAAACACTAACACACAGACAATAAGCGAAACAAAATAAACAATATATTGATTAAAATTCTTTCGCATATTAGTCAGCGCAACTTTAAATAACATCGTTTTCGCCACCTCCAAGAAGCGCCAACACATCTAACACCTTTTGGAAAAATTGTTTTCTTGAACTTGTTCCGCGGTAGATTTCTGTGAAAATTTCGCCGTCTTTAATAAACATAATTCGTTCGCAGTAACTGGCTGCAAAGGCATCGTGCGTCACCATCATAATCGTAGAATCGCGCACATCTTTTGCTTGAGAAAGCCCTTCTAACAAGTTTGTCGCAGCTTTAGAATCGAGTGCTCCGGTAGGCTCATCCGCGAAAATTAGTGTTGGCTCTGTAATCATGGCCCGACAAACCGCCGTTCGCTGCTTTTGTCCGCCCGATATTTCTGTAGGATATTTATTCCGCAATTCAAAAATCCCAAACTGGCGTGCAATAATTTCAAAACGTTCATCAATTTCGGCTTGTTTAATATGAGCAAGTGCTAGTGGTAAAACGATATTATCTTTCACTGTCATCGTATCTAATAAATTATAATCCTGAAAAATAAAACCAAGCTGATCGCGTCTAAAAACGGCCAATTCTTTCCCATTCATATTCGAAATGAGTTTTCCGCCAATCTCAATTTCCCCAGATGTCGGTTTATCTATAGAGGACAACACATTTAATAAAGTAGATTTCCCCGCACCAGAAGGACCCATAATTCCAACAAATGAGCCTTTTTCTATTTCTAAACTAATACTTCCAATCGCAGAAAACAAATTGCCTTTTGACCCGTATACTTTTCTGACTTTATGCGCCTTTAGCACTGTTTCCATTGTATTCCTCCCGTTACGTTCATTATTTGGTTATTTTACCTTACTTTTAGTTAAGATACTATGGGCTATAGTTGTATTTATCAAAAAAAATCACTTCCCTATTTTAATAAAAACAGACAAATGATTTTTCTTCTTATTTCTTTTCCACGAAGATTTCCGTGCCAATTGTTTCGTCATCTGTATAGGTTTCTCGCATTGATTGAATGAGCTTTTCTAGTTCTTCTAAACTGATGGAAACGTCAGCAGCAATAATATCCCACGCTACCTCCGCTCGGCCATTAATCGATGTCATGATTTTTAATCTACCTTGCGAAAAAAGCATAATTGCAGGCTTCTTCAATTCCGTTGCTTTAATTTCGTTCCATGGCTTAAAATCACCACGATAAGCAACTCCCCGTTCTGTTAACTCTACTGTTGGAGCGATATTAATTAAACGTAGCAACGGACGTAAAACACAAAGACCGATAAACACGAGTAAAATTATTTCTTCTACGCCATTGACGCCTTTGATATGACTAAAAACAACATAAAGCAATAATCCAACTGCCATCCAAAGTAAACAACTGGAAAAAATCAAACGACGATTTACTCCAAATTCGATTTTCTCTGTTTTCTCTGCTTGTTCTAGCTCATTTTCTATCATTATTTTCCCCCAGTTTCACAGCTCTATTATTTCTATTGTACTAGAAATATACTACAATGGAAAGGAGGCTTTCTTTTTTCTGTAGAAGGCGTATTAAAATGATAAATTTCGGTTGACCTTTTTAGCATTTGTGATATAATTTCTTTAATGCTTTTAAGTAGTAAAATGTAATAATCAAATAAAGGAGGAGAACATCATCGATCAAGTTATCTTAATTGGCTTCATGGGAGCTGGAAAAACAACGGTTGGAAACATACTCGCAAATTTGGCTAATTTACCGTACATCGATATTGACGAAGTAATTACGAGCGAACAAGGAATGAGTGTATCGGACATTTTTGCTAAATATGGTGAAAAAGAATTCCGTCGTTTAGAACATGAAAAATTAAAAGAATTAGCTAATACCAAAGCCGTTATAGCAACAGGCGGTGGCATTGTTCTCAATCCTGAAAATAGAAAAGTTTTGAAAAATACATACCCGGTCATTTATTTAGAAACCGACCCAGAAGTATTTATGAACCGTCTCAAAGGCGATACCACCCGACCACTTGTACAACAAAAATCGGCTGAAGAAATTCGCGCTATTTTTGAACCACGGATTGCTCATTATCAGGATTCCGCAGATTTCATTGTTAATACCGATAATCGTAACCAACAAGAAGTTGCTACAGCCATTTTGGCTATGTTAGATAAGTAAAAAACAGCGCTATGCAACTAGCGCTGTTTTTTTATTCTGTACAGTGTCTACACCACATATCCGGTAATACGGACGTATAGTCTTTGGTAAATGTTAATAAATCATAAAACATACTATCTGCATAACCAGCATCGATGTCTTCTATTTTGTTTAATTCAATTTCGCGGTGAAGTGCTTCGAGTGCCGCATCACGTAAGGCTGGTAACACGTATCCAGTGATTTTGATTTGTGCTAAAGCAGCTGAAACCGTAATTCTATCGGATGTGCGAACATCACTACCGAACTCAGCCAACAGTTGCTGCAAACGCTCTACCCCATCATCTTTTGCTGGAACATATGTCGCATTTTTCACTGTTTCCATCATGTATTTGGGAAAAGCAGCTAAATTAAGTCCTTGATCACTTTTATCACTAAAGTATTCTTCTAAACGACGCAGTACCGCAAGACCATCTTCATAGCCAAATGGACCATATGCATCTTTTTCATCTAAATAAAAACTCGCTTTGAAGTGCTCTTTGAAATGTGGATGTGTTGTTTCGCTGTTTAATGCGGCATTAGGCTTATCAATATACATTGCAATTGCCATTCTCATTTCCTCCATTCATGTAAAATCTATTACATACATCTTACCAAATTATCGTCCCTTTTGAAAGAAGAAAAAAATATGACAATTTCGCAACAATTTCATGCTTGAATTTCGTCGTTTTCGTGATTTAATTAATTTTTTTGTACTAAAACGGTAAGAAAATAAATAAAACTGCTTAAAAAGGTTAAAACATTCACCTTTGACCATTTTTTTGTTTCATGGTTAAATAAAAACTGGACTTGATTTTTATTAATCTCGTCTGTTAATTTATTAGTCAACCACACACACTCGAAAGCAAAAACCGCCATTTATCCCATTATGGCGGTTTTTGTATACTTTAATTTAAATGTAAAACAGTGACTGCTTCAATGTGCGTCGTCATTGGGAACATATCCACTGGTTGGACTTGCTTCGCCACATAACCGCCATCTGTTAATATTTTCATATCGCGGGCTAACGTGCCTGGATTACAAGATACATATACTACTTTCTTTGGTTTCATCGCCAAAATCGTTTCAAGTAGTTTCTCATCGCAACCTTTTCTCGGTGGATCTACTACTAACACGTCTGCTACTATTCCAGCTTTATACCACGCTGGAATGACCTCTTCAGCCTTCCCTGTTTCAAAGGTTGTATTCGCTAGTTCATTTAATTCTGCATTAGCACGGGCGTCTTGAATGGCTTGATCCACAATTTCAACCCCATAGACATGCTTGGCTTTTTTCGCGAGACAAAGGGAAATAGAACCAATGCCGCAATACGCATCAATTACCGTTTCCTCCCCTGTCAGTTCAGCCGCATCTATTGCTTGTTGATACAACACTTCTGTTTGCAGTGGATTCACTTGGTAAAACGAACGCGCCGAAATAGCAAATCTAATTCCGTGAATAGTATCCTCAATAATATCTTTACCCCAAAGCGTTTTTGTACGATCGCCAAAAATGACATTGGTTTTATGCGGATTAATATTTTGAACAATAGATGTTAATTCAAGTTGTTCAGTCAAATCATGAACAATTTCATCTTTAAAAGGCAAGCGTTCTTTCGTAGTCACTAGTACAATCATTAATTGTCCAGTAGTATGTGCAAAACGCGTCATAACATGGCGGATATCACCTTTGCCCGTTTTTTCATCATATGGCTCTGTACCATATTTAGCAAGGATTTCTCGTGTT
Proteins encoded in this region:
- the ade gene encoding adenine deaminase, producing the protein MVENLKQLQERVAVSDGRAKADLVIKNGRIINVFSGEIMDGDIAIKNGYIAGIGNFPDAEKVIDAAGAFIAPGFIDAHVHVESAMVTPSEFARVLLPNGVTTIVTDPHEIANVAGEKGIEFMLEDAKGAPLDMFVMLPSSVPATEGEHNGETLHAEKLHPLYRHEKVIGLAEVMDFPSVAKGSDDILTKIIDAKKEGGRIDGHGAGLTSADLNNYLAVGIRTDHESTTAKEATDRLRAGMFVMLREGTVGRDLLQTIPAVSEKNSHRFCFCTDDKLINDLITEGSINYNIELAIKNGIEPITAIQMATINAANCHNLPYLGAIAAGYQADIVFLTDLQTVEISKVLKNGEVVVENGVRKEAAFRKQAAVPFVSPPINHHLSLQDLALTLTKETCYVIGMQPNSLFTEKRIEQVTIQNGKFIPTVENDLLKMAVVERHHDTGCVGVGIVKGFGLTEGAIATTVAHDSHNIVAVGVSDEAMKAAIDHITKTGGGIAVVDASGKVLHDLALPIAGLLSDKPYEEVETDLAGLLNAFNQISHAKGFDPFLTLSFLTLPVIPELKLTDQGLFDFATFQIIPNEVN
- a CDS encoding ABC transporter permease, which codes for MLFKVALTNMRKNFNQYIVYFVSLIVCVLVFFTFVSLSYNPLIETVFKRWELFGPAMFSSASILLILFIFFFIFYSNSFFLKRRKREIGLYSLLGLRKSQVVLVLFFENAMLYMLATLFGILIGIFSSKLFAMLLFWIVGLAIDAEFIISFKAILDTMLVFFSIMLFTSVYAIFIVLRYNLSQLFKNDEREEKVAKGSFSLMLIGLALIVFGYYLATRNIEESAIWLKYDFFDLILVILGAVILGTWLMVRFGTPYLIRKLYNNKHFFYNGTNIIGVTSLRFRLKKNAGTIAMIAVLSATTLTIIGSMSSFYVRTINDISAENPSSYQVLDISAKQEAEIIQTIHDDQDHKLQSLMQAEMVSAVLEYKDIPKYRMRMDNMIHTVVSESEYIRIGERQQSDFKRPKKLAYGDAILLGKNTYYARPEVQEKWLTRKMVVQSNEPIAKNLPPIKVVDFREYSIFNTGISYETLVVSDDYYEVLERLFEPESVEMFDITNPNHSESLDKKVQTIVDGEPSLFSENVSSYYTNYHLISTLVGSLLFIGIFIGVVFFLATGSIIYFKLVTDAVSEKDKFDILFKLGVTEKEVRKIISKQVWPIFVIPLFFGIAHSMAALWGISINLMDNIKYPVLIGTGIYIVCYTAYYFLCIDSFTKIVMGNKK
- the rlmD gene encoding 23S rRNA (uracil(1939)-C(5))-methyltransferase RlmD; amino-acid sequence: MEASLLKKNQSIELTIEDLTHDGSGVGKIDGYPLFIPNTLPGEKVTAKIIKLNKNYGFARMETIETVSSDRVEPPCAVYSKCGGCSLQHLSYEGQLEFKRNQVEETMKRIGKLNVDVPATLGMENPWRYRNKSQVPVGFVNGKLTAGFYQKRSHAIIDMSTCLIHNEQGDFAVQKTREILAKYGTEPYDEKTGKGDIRHVMTRFAHTTGQLMIVLVTTKERLPFKDEIVHDLTEQLELTSIVQNINPHKTNVIFGDRTKTLWGKDIIEDTIHGIRFAISARSFYQVNPLQTEVLYQQAIDAAELTGEETVIDAYCGIGSISLCLAKKAKHVYGVEIVDQAIQDARANAELNELANTTFETGKAEEVIPAWYKAGIVADVLVVDPPRKGCDEKLLETILAMKPKKVVYVSCNPGTLARDMKILTDGGYVAKQVQPVDMFPMTTHIEAVTVLHLN
- the virB gene encoding ABC transporter ATP-binding protein VirB, with translation METVLKAHKVRKVYGSKGNLFSAIGSISLEIEKGSFVGIMGPSGAGKSTLLNVLSSIDKPTSGEIEIGGKLISNMNGKELAVFRRDQLGFIFQDYNLLDTMTVKDNIVLPLALAHIKQAEIDERFEIIARQFGIFELRNKYPTEISGGQKQRTAVCRAMITEPTLIFADEPTGALDSKAATNLLEGLSQAKDVRDSTIMMVTHDAFAASYCERIMFIKDGEIFTEIYRGTSSRKQFFQKVLDVLALLGGGENDVI
- a CDS encoding SDR family oxidoreductase — its product is MKVLVFGGTRFFGKKLVERLISEGHDVTIGTRGKTDDNFGDSVKRVILNRESRDDLFQLAKEEWDVIYDNICFSPKEALYAVDAFKGKVKRYIYTSSLSVYSQKGRALVEEDFNPEHYEIVIGDKEDFDYGEGKRLAEAVFFQKATFPVVAVRFPIVLGLDDYTKRLHFHIDHIKKHQEIGISNGQAEIGFITSDEAAHFLEWVGVESDLTGPINAASDGTYALNTFIKMLEAKTGELALVEEVTDDEDDSPFGLEKTYYLDNTKAKEAGFIFSDLKEWLPALVTDILKEN
- a CDS encoding molybdate metabolism regulator, translating into MAIAMYIDKPNAALNSETTHPHFKEHFKASFYLDEKDAYGPFGYEDGLAVLRRLEEYFSDKSDQGLNLAAFPKYMMETVKNATYVPAKDDGVERLQQLLAEFGSDVRTSDRITVSAALAQIKITGYVLPALRDAALEALHREIELNKIEDIDAGYADSMFYDLLTFTKDYTSVLPDMWCRHCTE
- the virR gene encoding two-component system response regulator VirR; protein product: MVKVYIVEDDEVIRDTIRKHLSKWGFEIGVVEDFNNILQEFLSFEPQLVILDVNLPFFDGFYWCNQIREVSNVPIIFLSSRNSRMDQIMGMNMGADYYIEKPVDLDVLMARINALLRRTYSYADLEEANVMEHNNVFLHIDTNTLTHLEDKIELTKNEFLILYELMKQKGSIVSRDEIMRALWEDESFVDDNTLTVNVVRIRKKLAEIGLGEFIKTKKGQGYMIE
- a CDS encoding shikimate kinase; the encoded protein is MLIGFMGAGKTTVGNILANLANLPYIDIDEVITSEQGMSVSDIFAKYGEKEFRRLEHEKLKELANTKAVIATGGGIVLNPENRKVLKNTYPVIYLETDPEVFMNRLKGDTTRPLVQQKSAEEIRAIFEPRIAHYQDSADFIVNTDNRNQQEVATAILAMLDK